The Aspergillus luchuensis IFO 4308 DNA, chromosome 4, nearly complete sequence DNA window GTCGAGAACGAAGTAGTATTGATTCAGGGTGAACTTgatgtactactactactacttactgtattGGAGGTACCGGATAGTTGGTTAGTAATGTGTGTCCGTCatgaataatatagtatactcCATACGCTGTATCTAGTTTCACTGATCTTATGACATTGTTTTAAGGTAAGACCGCATTCGTTTGATATCTCTTCAACTTAGACAcagactatatattattatcgtGCTATTATTACACAGTGGATGAATGGCCCTGATGCCGCATAGCGCTGGATAAGAGCCATTAAAATGGAATAAAAACAGATCTGGAAAGATTGACATGACAAGATTATGGTGGTAATTAGTAAAGATAGTATTAGTAACAGTTAACGATCCTAGTCACAACCCCGATCCATCTAtgcacatccacacccacacccacacccacacccaccacctaCTCCGTGTTCTTCAGGTCGTTCAAGCATGTTCAAGTCGTACGGACATTAACGAAGGGACATTAGTATGTAGGGATATCAGAAGTATAAACATCATCAATATTAATGGTAGATGTTCAATCAAAGCCAAAGTCAACTGTGGTTTCATGGTCGTAAAAGAGAGACAGAAAGGGGTATCGAATCCTCATCTCGCAGGAGACGGACGACTTCTGTCTCCTGTGCAGAACGTAGATGCAGACGGATGGAGGCTGCGCAAGAGAGGATGTTGGCATGTGTAGTCGTCATCACACGACGAGATGGCATTATCAGGTAGAGTCTGAGGTCTAGGCAGTGGCCAGAGGCGCGTCAGCAGGACCGCCGTGGGCGCCACCAGTGTTCTTCTCCCGGACTGGGGTGCTCTCGCGACGATAGGCCCAGAGGGCACCGACTTCGAGGAACAtggcgaagaaggtgaagatgaaagtcaggaagatgaaggcttcgttggccttcttcttagaGCAGGACAGGCCGGGGGGAGAGTTGAAGGCGCAGTTGTGCCAGTTGTAGTCTTGCGCAGCAAAGATGAAGGCTGTGAGCCAGCTGTGGTTATGGTCAGTAATAGCACATAGCATGGTTAGTTGGATGGCACATACAGGTACGAGAAGATGACATCGATGATCAGGACAAACTTGCTTAGGGCATTGGGCATGAACGGCGAGATGAAGGCGggcaggaagaagacgacagaCATGGTCGACTAAACCATGGTTAGTTTGATTAGGTTCGACGTGTTTACATCAAGGATAGGAGCATGCTTACAATGACTTCCCAGTAGATAGTGTGCTGGCCGCGAGGTCCCTTGTGGATGAAGTATGAAGTGATACCCATCACAATGACTGCACTGGCCCACTGCATGAACCGGGTGGCCAGCTGTAGTGGACGGGCCACGGTACTGGAGAACATGGCTGCGGTTGACTGGACTGAAAGTGTATAGAGATGGTAATAAAGTGAATTAGAAGAGCAACTGGTAGTTTATTGGGCGAGGCGCAAAGAGAAGCTCAGTTCCACTGACAGACTGGTTGGTCCGGCTctgatgaatggatgatgaagaggggaagagaatgCCCAGGAGTGGGAGACCAGGACAAGGTTCTTTATATGTCGCCTGGCCGGCTTGAATGGATAGAACGGAAGGGTGTATGGTGGACCGAATCAACGGGGCGTATCTTTTACGTCAGAGGATACTattgtattttttttttctggagcTTGAGCCGAAAGTTTTTCTGGCCCTGTGCGGTGGCCTGTCCAGGGAAGCTGAACGACGCCAACGGAAGGAGAGCCAGCTTTGGCGGGTTTTTTGCGCTTTCCCCCAGATGCGTCATAATTTCCTCTGCATGAAGTAAGTCAGTTCCGAGGCGGACCAGTCGTTGCGCCGGGAAGGTAGTAGGGGTTGTGTGATTGCACTGACCAGATTGCCGTAGTTGTGCAGGAAGACCACATCAACAGAGGTATACTACTAAAGTAGGGGCCAGCATCATACTGTTCCTAGGACAAGAGGGGTGCCCGACCGAGATGGAACGCGATGGCcatcacagcagcaacaacaagcgCAACAACGCAGCTGGGTCTGCATCCCAGCCAGGGCGGGGATCAGGTCCGGCATGGCTAGTGTGAGGATCTGCGTGGACCATGGACTGATGGATGGAGCCAGATGGACAGAGCCGGAACGGACCAGGCAAGGGAGACGAGATGTTGTTGGTCAACCCATAAATTTTTTCCAGGTTGCGTGACTGAaaggtgattgattgattgattgaagaAATGAGGGCGTGAAGCCACTCAACTTCCACCGTCATGGCTTGGCGTCACGGGGGATCGCCCGATCTGGATCTTGGCCGGATTTCCTTCggtcttttgcttttcttccctaTCCTCATACTCCCTTCTGGCTTCATTTCTACCGTTTTCCATCATTCTTCCCTACATTATTCATTCCATTCtatcatccattccatcaatAGAATCATCTAGTTATTCTTCCTACTGAATAACTCAATACAAGAATGTATGATTTCACCGTGACTCAGCACTTTACTCAGCGGTCATCAAGCAGCTTCCATCAGCGGGATCAATAATCAGTCAATGCACAATCCCaccttccctctttctctcgtcctcctcgagaAGCTTCGAGCTACAGCAAGACTAAATCTTCCGCCGTGCTTGCACTGATGCAGATCCTCGCATCCCGGAACGGTCGGCAGGATGAGATCATCCCTCCTCGGTTTCCAGCAGTCACCTGCTCCTCTCTTTCCGTGGttatccatccctccctctcttccattcctttcGACAACATGGCTTGTTCAGAGTAGGCTTCGTGACTCAACAATGGACCTGTGATGCCGGACCCACAAGGCTGAATGGAAGCAGGAATTGGATGGCCATGAATATTGGGTCGACACTTTCCCGTCTCTTCCGGTTGATCCACACTTTGGTATCCCGCTCTATActctcaaccaccaccaccaccaccaccacagctgTTACCTGCAGGTTTGTCTCTTGCAACAGGGATGCCCGGCTGGTTGTTTGTATGACATCCCGTCCGTAATGCAGGTAGGCATGTACACCGCATCCAAACTATGCATGTGtgttcccctcttccccctctctcctctccctctaaACTATACCCTACAGAGTAGCTATCGTAGCTATCTCTCACCTCCCTGCATACAAGAGCTACCTAACCCTCCCAAAGTCTCGTACCTCTCAACCCGAACTCAATAACCGAaacctacttacttacctttcccctccccctcttaaaagaaaaaccaaagAAACACATGACACCTACTCGCCAACCTAAACCCGGCCTATAATCTACCACTGCCAGCAGTCACTTACAACTGGCTGGCCAGGTTTCCCTTGCATTTTATTCCACCGTGATCAATCTCGCTGATCCGGGGATCCCAaccctcccatccaccatAATCATGCTCGGACTATTTCCAGCCACGGAGACAGCTATTGAACCTTTATCCGATTAGACTTTTCCCCCGCCCTGGTTTGAGACTCATATTCTCGTCTCCAATATTGTTCAAGTTCTTGCCCAAAGCTAAAAAGTTATACTTGTGTATATGCATAGATCCGGTACGCGTTGAGTTCGCGTGTTTTGAATCTGCCTATCTAGGCAAGGAGGTCTGCTCCTCATTTTTGAGACCTCACTACCCGCCAGTTGGGCATGAAATCAGTAAAGACTATTTACTTTGTAGAGGGTGTCGAAAGTACCGTCTCTACGGAACAGGCAGGATGCTGATTAACTTCTGACAAAGGTGACAAGGGTACAGAGCTGATCATGATGATCCCTAGCATGATTGGGTTTGGTTGTCTTGTCCCGCTAAGTAGTCCCGCTGTGTAGAGCGCTCGATACGGGGCGCTGCTGCTACTCATTGGTGGTCATGAGAACAAGCGAAACCTTGGCAATGATATCTAAAGTTGAGAATAACTAGTATATTACTATCTAGTATAGACTTTATTAGGGCTACCAAACGAATATAACAGATTAATGCAGTAAGGtgaataagtaattatttaaCCTACTCTTACCAAAATCCACATGTCTGGTTACTTTCGCACGGCTGAGGCATGTTCAAGCTACTACATCAATCATTCAAATCTGATAAGTTTTgttagtttagtttagtAGATCTTTGatgtttcttttatttccccTAGAATAGAATAGTTGACCGACAAATGTAGAAGATACTAAATGAATGTTGGAGAGTGCTCGACACGAGAGAGCAGAATACAGTATCATAAACAATTTGTTTAGAATTCATAAGATCTTTATCAATCTATTTAACTCTGGAcgataaaataaatactatgaAGGTTGAACCATAAAGTGTCAAGATATAGATGTGAGTTGCTATAAGGGAACCAG harbors:
- a CDS encoding uncharacterized protein (COG:S;~EggNog:ENOG410PS8N;~InterPro:IPR008253;~PFAM:PF01284;~TransMembrane:4 (i12-33o45-65i72-92o118-141i);~go_component: GO:0016020 - membrane [Evidence IEA]); the protein is MFSSTVARPLQLATRFMQWASAVIVMGITSYFIHKGPRGQHTIYWEVISTMSVVFFLPAFISPFMPNALSKFVLIIDVIFSYLWLTAFIFAAQDYNWHNCAFNSPPGLSCSKKKANEAFIFLTFIFTFFAMFLEVGALWAYRRESTPVREKNTGGAHGGPADAPLATA